Sequence from the Chitinivibrionales bacterium genome:
CGCAACAGTATCCCCTTCCCTTTTTATATCCATAACAGTCGTCATTTTTTCGTACGGAAGCACCTCTGCTTTGACCTCACATCCCAACTGAGCGGCAACCCGTTCGGCGGGTTCTTTATGATCGCCGGTCAGCATAATAATTTTTGCAATCTTTTCCTTTTTCAGTTCGGTAATGATACTTCCGGCCTCCGGCTTTACATAATCCGAAAATTCTATCGTACCGATAAATTCATTGTTCCGTGATACATACAGCCGGCTTGTCCCTTTGCCGTTTTCGGTGACGGCAATTTTTTGGGCGGTCTGTTCTTCAATCCATTCCCTGCGCCCAACTGCGAGCGGAACATTGTTAATCGCTCCTTTCACGCCGAATCCCGGACGTTCCTCAAAGTTTTCCGGTTTTGCGCCGATAATATTCCGCCGGGAACTCTCATCGATAACGGCCTTCGCTACGGGATGACTTGAATACTGTTCCAGTCCCGCGGCAATATTCAATACCTCATGTTCATCGACACCGTTTTCAAGATGAATATCCTTGACGGCAAGTATTCCGGTAGTAAGCGTGCCTGTTTTATCAAAAACAATTGTGGTGATTTTATCGGCAATTTCCAGACTGACGACATTTTTGATGATTACCCCCAGGCGCGCCGCCGCACTGAGGGCTGATATCAGGGCCGTCGGACTTGATAAAAGTATCGTGCAGGGACAGGCAATAATAAGCATGGAGATTGCTCGATCGAGATCACGGGTAAAAAAGAGCACAATACCTGCAAGCATGAGGATAACCGGCGTATACCAGGCGATATAGGTATTGATCAGCCGCATCACCGGTGTCTTGCTCTGTTCGGCCTGGACAATCATCTCTTGTATTTTTGACAAAGTAGAATCATCGCCGTCGGCGGTAATCCGAATAATGAGAATTCCCGACAGGTTGATGGTACCGCTGTAGACCGAATCATTGATATTTTTTTCCACAGGAATAGACTCGCCGGTAATAGTGGCTTCATTAACTGTACTGAATCCTTCACAAACAACACCATCACCGGGGATCCTGTCGCCCGGCCGGACCTGGACAATATCACCGGCTTTCAATCTGCTTATATCTATTTCTTCAATAGAATTTCCGCTCTTGATTCTTGCCAATGATGGCGACAGTCTGAGAAGGGCTTCCAGATTTTTTCGTGCCCCGAGCTGGGACCGGTACTCTATTAATGTTGAAACAATCATAAAGAGGGCAATAAACGCCGCAACCCGGTATTCCCCCGTACTGAAAGATGCGATAAAACTGAGCGCGGCCAGTTCATTCATTTCAAGTCTTTGGTCCCAGAGATCTTTCAGGGCATGGAACACCAGCGGCGTACCAAGGAACAGCGCAGCCGGAAGAGCACAAAAATCACCATATTCACTTTTATCAAATAGGAAAGAAGCGAGATATGAGTTAAAAAGAAAAAAACCGCCCATAAGACAGGTTATTACCTGCAGATGAAAACGACGGGACTCGTTTTCAAGCATTTGCTTAACAAAACCATGAGCCATAGCGTGCAGATCTATGCTGAATGCTCCCTCACAATCAACCCGGCACATCCGGGTTCGGTGGAGCTGCAGATAAAGTATACGCTATGATTGTTAGGATTATATAAGAAATTATTTAGCGCTGTAATGATTCTTTAACGAAACTGTCATTTTCCAAGTTTAATCGGATAGACAACTTCGGTTTCGCTGTTATGGGAACCGAAATAATCGAATTCGAGACTGCGGATTACTTTCATAAACTCGGAAATGAACTGTTCGTCTTCGATGGTTTTTCTCTGAATTTCGATTGTGGTGACTTCGCCCTGAAATTCAACAACAAATCTGAGTTCGATCATTCCTTTAAGGTCGGGATTTCCTTTTTGTGCCTCTGCGTAGATTTCTTTTATCCGGCAGACATAGGGGACCATATTTTTGATGATATTTCTTTTTGTCCGCTCGCCTTCAACTTTCAATCCGGCCACTTTGTTCGGGATAGTATCGTAACAATGTTTTTGATCGTCGGCTTCACTTTGCTTTGAGCATTTACAAATAATAACACACAACGAAACGACTGCAAAAAATGAGATAGTGCGTGGTAATTTCATAATTTCCTCCTTTCAACAACGGCGTTTAAAATACATTCTTTCCCGCCCCGGTTCTTTA
This genomic interval carries:
- the cadA gene encoding cadmium-translocating P-type ATPase encodes the protein MCRVDCEGAFSIDLHAMAHGFVKQMLENESRRFHLQVITCLMGGFFLFNSYLASFLFDKSEYGDFCALPAALFLGTPLVFHALKDLWDQRLEMNELAALSFIASFSTGEYRVAAFIALFMIVSTLIEYRSQLGARKNLEALLRLSPSLARIKSGNSIEEIDISRLKAGDIVQVRPGDRIPGDGVVCEGFSTVNEATITGESIPVEKNINDSVYSGTINLSGILIIRITADGDDSTLSKIQEMIVQAEQSKTPVMRLINTYIAWYTPVILMLAGIVLFFTRDLDRAISMLIIACPCTILLSSPTALISALSAAARLGVIIKNVVSLEIADKITTIVFDKTGTLTTGILAVKDIHLENGVDEHEVLNIAAGLEQYSSHPVAKAVIDESSRRNIIGAKPENFEERPGFGVKGAINNVPLAVGRREWIEEQTAQKIAVTENGKGTSRLYVSRNNEFIGTIEFSDYVKPEAGSIITELKKEKIAKIIMLTGDHKEPAERVAAQLGCEVKAEVLPYEKMTTVMDIKREGDTVAVVGDGVNDAPALAAGDLSIAMGAAGSDVAIHSASIVLMNDNLNRIPFIMRLSHRVTYTIRQNLVFSILYILTLFALSAGGFISPVLAVILHTFSSVFVVFNSARLLRVGEELT
- a CDS encoding AgmX/PglI C-terminal domain-containing protein, whose protein sequence is MKLPRTISFFAVVSLCVIICKCSKQSEADDQKHCYDTIPNKVAGLKVEGERTKRNIIKNMVPYVCRIKEIYAEAQKGNPDLKGMIELRFVVEFQGEVTTIEIQRKTIEDEQFISEFMKVIRSLEFDYFGSHNSETEVVYPIKLGK